In the Gemmatimonadota bacterium genome, one interval contains:
- a CDS encoding VWA domain-containing protein: MTFSRPELLALVPIVVLLLSLALAAQARRHRKLADAFGGAAAARRLTSRDLYSFPHRRLACLIGAGVAMSLAAAGPYVDLGATLDPTQPVDLVIAVDLSLSMTGTDVRPSRLERAKSVIRELTESMPNERLGLTVFADWPYSVLPMTDDPALIRFFTEPLTPDLVADRDQGTSLALVVTHARELLDTRRRPEAQQVILLITDGEGHEDEAEILDAVAAAVAAGVRVWTAGVGTSGGSELSTLDPDPLPVLGDDGEPVVSRLNEDLLRRIASAGGGGYRNVSGGAGLRSLLGVFRRANTESTPGGEAVGAALWLILLAIPLLLVEGRMDAAGIVEFPRLAEPEE, encoded by the coding sequence CGCCCTGAGCTGCTCGCTCTCGTCCCGATCGTAGTGCTCCTGCTGTCGCTCGCGCTCGCCGCCCAAGCGCGCCGGCACCGGAAGCTCGCAGATGCGTTCGGCGGAGCGGCGGCGGCCCGACGATTGACTTCGCGGGACCTCTACAGCTTCCCGCACCGCCGCCTCGCTTGCCTCATCGGAGCCGGTGTGGCGATGAGTCTCGCGGCGGCTGGCCCTTACGTCGACCTGGGCGCTACGCTCGATCCGACGCAGCCGGTCGACCTCGTCATCGCCGTGGACCTCTCATTGTCGATGACAGGGACCGACGTCCGGCCGAGCCGGCTGGAGCGCGCCAAGTCGGTCATCCGGGAGCTCACGGAGTCGATGCCGAACGAGCGCCTCGGCCTCACCGTCTTTGCCGACTGGCCGTACTCGGTTCTCCCGATGACCGATGACCCTGCGCTCATACGATTCTTCACCGAGCCGCTCACGCCGGATCTGGTCGCGGACCGTGACCAAGGCACTTCGCTGGCGTTGGTGGTCACGCACGCGCGCGAGCTGCTCGACACGCGCCGCCGGCCGGAGGCTCAGCAGGTCATCCTGCTCATCACCGATGGCGAAGGTCACGAGGACGAAGCGGAGATCTTGGACGCGGTGGCCGCCGCGGTGGCCGCCGGCGTCCGCGTGTGGACGGCAGGCGTCGGCACCAGCGGGGGCTCGGAGCTGTCGACACTGGACCCCGATCCGCTCCCGGTTCTGGGGGACGATGGCGAGCCGGTCGTGTCACGGTTGAACGAGGACCTCCTGAGGCGCATAGCCTCTGCAGGCGGGGGAGGCTACCGGAACGTCAGCGGCGGTGCCGGCCTCCGCTCACTGCTCGGTGTCTTCCGGCGTGCCAACACGGAATCCACTCCGGGAGGCGAGGCTGTGGGCGCGGCGCTGTGGCTCATCCTGCTGGCGATTCCGCTTCTGCTTGTCGAGGGCAGAATGGACGCGGCCGGCATCGTGGAGTTCCCCCGCCTCGCGGAGCCTGAAGAGTGA
- a CDS encoding sorbosone dehydrogenase family protein — MRGDTTRGVRLTTVLLLAAACTAPTETPGQTSQSFVQVPQGFEVSIFAEGLPGVRMLELGPDDRLYAVRSSAGEVVRFDLNADGTANGAPTTVVSGLRQPYGLAFRAGDLYIGETHQVIRLTGPGFTQETIVVPGLPAGGSHWTREIVFGPDDKLYVSIGSTCNLCEEVDERRAAVVRYAADGSGEEIVGVGIRNAAGLAFHPETGELWASQNERDRLGDDVPAEELNILVPGGAVEHFGWPYCYEAGVPNPEYADAQRCAGTVAPALEMQAHSAPLGMVFYEGEQFPEEYRGDLFIAFHGSWNRSERTGYKVVRVRVEDGRPVSYEDFATGWLTGSGAVRGRPVAVEVGPDGSLYVSDDGTGRIWRVRWAQ, encoded by the coding sequence ATGCGAGGCGATACGACGCGCGGGGTGAGGCTGACCACGGTGCTCTTGCTGGCGGCGGCGTGCACCGCCCCGACGGAGACGCCCGGTCAGACCTCCCAGAGCTTCGTCCAGGTACCGCAGGGCTTCGAGGTGTCGATCTTCGCAGAAGGGCTGCCGGGCGTGCGCATGCTCGAGCTGGGTCCCGATGACCGACTGTATGCGGTGCGCTCCTCGGCCGGAGAGGTCGTACGCTTCGACTTGAACGCGGATGGAACCGCGAACGGCGCCCCGACGACCGTCGTGTCGGGACTACGTCAGCCGTACGGACTCGCATTCCGCGCTGGGGATCTCTACATCGGAGAGACCCATCAGGTCATTCGCCTGACAGGGCCGGGCTTCACCCAAGAGACCATCGTCGTGCCGGGGCTTCCGGCGGGAGGGAGTCACTGGACGCGGGAGATCGTGTTTGGTCCCGACGATAAGCTCTACGTCTCCATAGGTTCGACGTGCAACCTCTGCGAGGAGGTTGACGAGCGCCGCGCCGCTGTCGTGCGCTACGCAGCGGATGGTTCGGGCGAAGAGATCGTCGGCGTGGGCATACGCAATGCCGCCGGGTTGGCGTTTCACCCTGAGACCGGGGAACTGTGGGCGAGTCAGAACGAGCGTGACCGTCTAGGGGACGACGTTCCCGCCGAGGAGCTGAACATCCTGGTGCCGGGTGGCGCCGTCGAACACTTCGGGTGGCCGTACTGCTACGAGGCCGGCGTGCCGAATCCCGAATACGCGGATGCCCAGCGATGCGCGGGCACGGTTGCCCCGGCGCTCGAGATGCAGGCGCACTCCGCGCCGCTCGGGATGGTGTTCTACGAGGGGGAGCAGTTCCCGGAGGAGTACCGAGGCGATCTCTTCATCGCCTTCCACGGCTCGTGGAATCGCTCCGAGCGGACCGGATACAAGGTCGTAAGGGTCCGTGTAGAAGACGGTCGACCCGTCTCCTACGAGGACTTCGCCACCGGCTGGCTTACGGGGTCCGGAGCCGTGCGGGGTCGACCGGTGGCGGTCGAGGTCGGGCCCGACGGAAGCCTGTACGTGTCGGACGACGGGACGGGCCGCATCTGGAGGGTGCGCTGGGCGCAGTAG
- a CDS encoding N-acetylmuramoyl-L-alanine amidase produces MRSLVFAVVSVLAVGLVVSGLESAQQDLTHVTPPPPAASVRLAEPQAQETSEATYPQVHAQEVHAQEAIAPPLPDTRRFRSRRWSRSRNRYPGPIPTPADWEPPEGPVRIALQAGHWRADEAPRELSGLRDNGTAWRGTAEWETNLAIARSAGAMLEQMGYEVDILPAVVPPNYRAHLFIAIHADGSNDSSASGYRVAAPRRDATGRASRFVRLLERSYGEATKLRRLPTVTRRMQNYYAFNFRRYEHALHPMTIGAIIETGFLTSSRDRRVILSDPERAARGIVEAVVAFPETPPPTRPPSAVGSQRQ; encoded by the coding sequence GTGAGATCGCTTGTGTTTGCCGTCGTGAGCGTGCTGGCAGTGGGGCTCGTGGTCTCTGGCCTCGAGTCCGCGCAGCAGGACCTTACCCACGTTACGCCGCCGCCCCCTGCCGCCTCGGTCAGGCTCGCGGAACCGCAGGCCCAAGAGACCTCCGAAGCGACTTACCCCCAGGTGCACGCGCAGGAGGTGCACGCGCAGGAAGCCATCGCTCCCCCGCTGCCCGACACCCGACGCTTCCGCAGCCGCCGCTGGAGCCGGAGTCGCAACCGCTATCCGGGACCGATCCCGACCCCCGCCGATTGGGAGCCGCCCGAGGGACCGGTGCGCATCGCGCTGCAAGCGGGCCATTGGAGAGCGGACGAGGCGCCTCGCGAGCTTTCCGGCCTGCGGGACAACGGGACGGCCTGGCGAGGCACCGCGGAGTGGGAGACCAATCTGGCGATCGCGCGGAGCGCGGGCGCCATGCTCGAGCAGATGGGCTACGAGGTGGACATCCTCCCGGCCGTCGTTCCACCGAACTACCGGGCCCACCTCTTCATCGCCATACACGCTGACGGGAGTAACGACTCCAGCGCGTCCGGATACCGCGTGGCCGCGCCGCGGCGGGACGCGACCGGGCGTGCGTCTCGATTCGTGAGGCTGCTGGAACGGAGCTACGGAGAGGCCACGAAGCTGAGAAGGCTCCCGACCGTCACCCGACGCATGCAGAACTACTACGCGTTCAACTTCCGCCGGTACGAGCACGCGCTCCACCCGATGACGATCGGCGCCATCATCGAGACGGGGTTTCTGACGAGTTCCAGGGATCGCCGGGTGATCCTGAGCGACCCGGAGCGGGCAGCGCGCGGTATCGTCGAGGCGGTCGTGGCATTCCCGGAAACCCCACCACCGACGCGCCCACCTTCTGCTGTCGGCAGCCAACGGCAATGA